The DNA sequence GTTCCTTACGCCATCCTGATAAGATAGAAAAAGTTGTCGTTGCGAAATTTGTGTTGATGGGTAAAACCGGTTTCTGATTTTGAAGATCAGCAAAAAGTCCTTTAAAATGCTTTTTATTGAATGACTCATATTGGGGTTCTATTTGTCTCTAAACAAATGAAAGAATCCATTGGCTTTACGCTTTTTGCCATCGCGCCCCTCTCCTTCTACAACATAAAAATAAACTCCCGGAGTTGCCATATTCCCTCCAACTTTTCCGTTCCATACCGACTGGGGAACTGATGCTTTTGTGTTATAGAACCCTTGTATATTGTTGCTTTTCCACACATGGAGAATCTTTCCCCAGCGATTAAAAATCGTAAACTTAACCGTCTTCATCGAAAAAAACTTCACGACAAACTCATCGTTAGCCCCATCACCATTAGGAGTGAATACATTGGGCGCATCAATAAACGAAGAATCAATTTCGATATAGTCTTTCATGTAAAAATAATCAGTACAGGTAGTCGACTCTGAAATTTTCTTCGAAACCAGTTTTACTTTGTAAGCGCCGGTTTTTTCATAGGTATAAACCGGATTGTCACTGTAAATAATATCCTGAATACTGTCCTTAAAAGTGCCGGCATCTTTTTCGTCATTGATCTGCTGTGTACTCTTATAAAAATACCATTCATATTTACCCGGGTCACCATTTTCAGAAGTATTGGTAAATGTATAGGTCGCAGGAGCTTCAATTTCTTCTGAATTGCTACCCTTCCCCTGGTCTTCCAACTTATACGTAAACAACGCTTTAGTGACTATCGAATAGTATTCAACTCCGGCTTTTCCATTACATCCAAACCGGTCGGTAACCTCTAAGGTATAGTTTGTATTTTTGGTTGGAGGATCAAAAACCTGAGAAGTCAATACGCGGCTAACCACGCCTGCGTCAGTCGACCATTCAACTTTAATTTGTTTATTCATTTCTTTGGGTTGCCCGGTCGACAAATCAACATAAGCAATGGCAGGCGCATCAAATGCACCATTCAAAGTAAATGAATTACAATCAGACAAAGTGATTTCGGCCTTGACGTCCAGATAATTATTAAACACCCAGGCCGTGTAGGTTTTTGCTCCTGAAGTGGCAGTCAGATTAACACGATAACAACCGTCAGTTAAATTCGAAATTGTTGAAGTTTGATTTCCCGATTGATCGTTTGAATAGGAATCGAATATTCCTGTTGACGAGTTATATTTCAGCCATTCAAAATTTCCGTTCTCGCCTTGCGGGTAGCTGGCTATCAGCATTGCGTTTAATTCGCCTTTTCCGCCACAAAAAACATGAATATTATCCTGTACCCCACTCAAATATTCAGTGGGCACAACAGCATCGGCAGTTGAAGTAATTTGTGAGATACCGACCTCAGAGGCCAAAATAAAACAAGCAAAAAAGAGAAACCCAACAAGTATTTTAGTGAAATTCATTGGTCGTTTTTTTAACAGTCCACAATATTAACGCTAAAAATCGATTTATCTTTTGTGACCATTGAATTTTTCTGGGTGCAACGACTTAACCACAAAGACCGCCAGGCATTTTTACGCTACAAAGGCACCAAGACTATCATATCCGGTACTTAAATCCATTGTGCTTCTTCTTGTCTTTGAGTCTTCGCGGCATTTCCAAAGTTCCAATATTGTTGAAAAGTCTTTACCTTGCAGCCCTGAAAACAGGAAAAACAGTTTTACTTTTGATGACCATTTAGAAGATAAAAAACAGTGCAGAATTATTTAGAAGGATTGAATGAAACACAGAGGCTTGCCGTTGAAAACATACATGGCGCTTCATTGATTATTGCCGGCGCAGGATCTGGAAAAACAAGGGTTCTAACCTACCGGATCACCCATCTTTTAAAGAACGGAGTCAAACCCGGATCCATTTTAGCGCTGACTTTCACCAACAAGGCCGCCCGGGAAATGAAAGACCGTATTGCAAGCATGGTTGGTCAAAATACATCGCGACATTTATGGATGGGAACTTTTCACTCCATATTTTCGCGCATATTGAGAACCGAAGCCGAACTCATTGGATATCCTTCAACCTTTACGATTTACGATTCGGCCGACTCAAAAAACCTGATTAAAAGTATCATCAAGGACATGAGCCTCGATGATAAAACATACAAACCCAATGTTGTCGCATCGCGGATTTCAGCGGCAAAAAACAACCTGGTTTCTTCTGAAGTTTACTCAACTTTACCAGAAACTGCCGAATACGATCAAAGTATCAGAATGCCATTAATTGGCGTAATTTATAAAGAATACGCCAAACGCTGTTTTCTGGCTGGCGCGATGGACTTTGATGATTTACTGCTGAAAACAAATGCTTTGCTCAGGAACCATCCTGAAATTCTGGCCAAATATCAGCGAATTTTCGAATACATTCTGGTTGACGAGTATCAGGATACGAATCATTCGCAATACATGATCATTAAAAAGCTGGCTGCAACTCACAATAACATTTGTGTGGTTGGCGACGATGCGCAAAGTATTTATTCGTTCCGCGGTGCCCGCATCGAGAATATTCTGAACTTTCAGAAAGATTACCCCAACCATAAGGTTTTTAAACTGGAACAAAACTACCGGTCGACTCAAAATATTGTTGATGCTGCCAACAGCGTTATTGCCAAAAACAAGCGGCAGATTCAGAAAAATGTATTTTCAGAAAAGGAAAAGGGCACACTGATTAAAGTAATGAGCGCCATTACCGATAACGAAGAAGGCTACCTGGTTGCCAATGAAATTGGTGACACCCGGATGCGCGAACATTATCAGTTTTCTGATTATGCCATTCTGTACCGCACCAATGCGCAATCTCGTATTTTTGAGGAATCGCTCCGCAAACGAAACATTCCGTATAAAATCTATGGCGGTCTTTCGTTTTATCAGCGCAAGGAAATCAAAGATTTGCTCAGCTATTTCAGGTTAGTTATTAATCCGAAAGACAATGAAGCATTTAAACGGATCATCAACTACCCTGCACGCGGAATCGGGCAAACCAGTCTGACCAAACTCGAACAGTTTGCAGCACAAAACAACATTTGCATCTGGGAGTTTGCCTCCAACATCCCACTTTTGCTCAGCGAATTCAACAAAGGAACGGCCGCTAAAATAAACGAGTTTACCCGCCTGATTGAAGTTTTCAGGGAAAAACTGGAAACGCACAATGCGTTTGAACTGGCCAGTGAAATTGCTACCGGCTCCGAAATCATGAAAGATCTGTACAAAGATCAGACTCCGGAAGGTGTAAGCCGTTTCGAAAACATTCAGGAATTGCTCAATGGTATTCAGGAATTTTCGATTTCGGCCCGCGAAGAAGGAACTCCGGGACAACTGAACAACTACATGGAAGATGTGGCGCTATTGACCGACCAGGACAGCGACAAGCCGGAAGATACTGATCGTGTGACTATGATGACCATACACTCAGCTAAAGGTTTGGAATTCAAAAATGTTTTTATTGTCGGAATCGAAGAAAATCTTTTCCCGTCGAACCAGAACGGGCAAAAAACAGCGGAAGATTTTGAGGAAGAACGTCGTTTGTTTTATGTGGCGCTGACCCGGGCTGAACAACATGTTTACCTGAGTTATGCCCGTCAGCGGTACAAATGGGGGAAACTTGAATTCTGCAACAAAAGTCGGTTTATCGACGAAATTGATTCCCAATATCTTGACCAACCAGTGGATAAAGATCAGGTTTTCTATAACGACAATCAGGAAATTACGTTTGCCACACCAAAGCCCAAACCACAAAGTGCCATGGCGCCGGGACTGCGAGCTTCGGCCACAAGTCAACCCGACATGTTTCGGAAATTATCCAAACTGCGCGAAGCCAAAAAGGAAACTGACGCTTTTGAATACAGTAATCCTGAAGAAATTCAGGCCGGGATGTTGGTCGAGCATCAGCGATTTGGACGTGGAAAAGTGTTGCAAATGGAAGGCAAATCACCCGACATTCAGGCAACCGTATTTTTTCAGAACACAGGAAAAAAACAACTTTTGCTAAAATTCGCTAAACTTCGGATTATAACTTAGGAAAAAGTCATTAGAAAAGGTCATTTGGAAACCATTTTTCCCTCTTTACTAACGACTATTGACTTTTTCCGACTGATTTTCCTCTTTTCTAATGACCAATGACTTTTTTCTAATGATTAATGAGTAATGACAAAGAAATTTTTGCTTAATTTGCATCGAATTCTTCTTTATCCTGATTATCTGTACCGATTTCCTTTTTGAGATAACAGCCTGATTTTAAGAAAAACATTATTTATTTACATGGATTATAATTCAAGTCGTAGTAAGTTGGCTCTACCTGAGTACGGAAGAAACTTACAAAATATGGTCAATCACATCATGACCATTGAAGATCGCAATGAGAGAAACAGAGCCGCCCGAACTATTATTGACATTATGGGTATGATGTATCCATACCTTCGCGACATCAACGATTTTAAGCACAAGCTTTGGGATCATTTGGCCATCATGACTAATTTCCAGTTAGACATTGATTATCCGTATACCCCGCCTTCGCCTGAATTCTTTAATACTCCGCCACTTAGGATTCCTTATGATAATAATAAAATCAAATATCGTCACTACGGAAAAACGATTGAAACCTTAATTGAAAAGGCGTCAGTTTACGAAGACGAAAAGGAACGGGATTTACTGATCAAGCTGATTGCCAATCATATGAAGAAAAGTTATGTGATGTGGAACAAGGATTCGGTTACCGACGATAAAATTCTGGCTGATATCGAAGAAATGTCGAAGGGCAAAATTAAGTGCAACGACATAACGCTTACTGAAACTAAAGACATCTTGTTCCGGAACCAGAAAAAGCCAATGCCGGTAAACAACAATCCCGGACGAAAATTTCAGAAAAACGACAACCGCAAAAAGCAACAATAGCGCAAAGCGTTTGGAGATTCAGATTTAATCACCGGATTGTTTGTGGCTCAACATTAAACCGATCAGTTTCAAAATAGATTCAGAAAACACCGTATTTACTTTTGAGATGGCAACATTTAAAATTGAAGGCGGCGCTCAGCTACATGGTGATTTACACCCGCAAGGTGCAAAAAATGAAGCGCTTCAGGTAATTTGTGCTGTTTTGCTAACTTCTGAAGAAGTTAAAATCAACAATATTCCTGAAATCAGTGACGTCATCAAACTGATCGAAATTTTAACCCAGCTTGGTGTAAAAACCGAACGTACCAGTAAAGGGAATTATACCTTTCAGGCCGACGAAATTAAGCTCGATTACCTGAAAACCGAAACTTTTGCCCGTCAGGCATCCAGTCTTCGTGGGTCGATCATGATTTTAGGTCCACTTCTCTCACGCTTCGGAATTGGTTACATTCCGCAACCTGGCGGCGACAAAATCGGAAGGCGGCGGTTGGATACCCATTTTATCGGTCTGCAAAAACTTGGAGCCACTTTCAATTACAATCCCGACGAACTTTTTTACAGCGTTGAAGCATCGAAGCTAAAAGGCACCTATATGCTACTCGATGAAGCATCGGTTACCGGAACTGCCAACATTGTAATGGCCGCTTCGATGGCCGAAGGAACAACAACGATATACAACGCCGCCTGCGAGCCCTATTTGCAGCAACTCTGTAAAATGTTGGTTTCGATGGGAGCAATTATCGAGGGAATTGGCTCGAACCTGCTTACTGTAAAAGGAGTTAGTTCACTGAAAGGCTGCACACATAAAATTCTGCCTGACATGATTGAAGTGGGCAGTTTTATTGGCCTGGCTGCCATGACAAATTCTGAGATAACCATCAAGAATGCAGGGATTCAGCACTTGGGAATTATTCCGGAGCAATTTAAGCGAATGGGAATTATTCTGGAAGAGCGTAATGACGATTTGTTTATTCCGGCTCAGGACCACTACGAAATTGAAACGTTCATGGATGGCTCAATCATGAATATCGCCGATGCTCCCTGGCCTGGTCTGACGCCCGATTTGCTCAGCATCTTTTTAGTAATTGCCACACAAGCAAAAGGCAGCGTATTGATTCACCAAAAGATGTTCGAAAGCCGTTTGTTTTTTGTCGATAAACTAATCGACATGGGCGCACAGATTATTCTTTGTGACCCGCACCGTGCAACAGTTATCGGGCTCGACCACAAATACCAACTCCGGGCAACCAAAATGAGTTCGCCTGACATTCGTGCAGGAGTTGCATTGCTTATTGCTGCACTTTCAGCTCAGGGAGTCAGCAAAATATCGAATATCGAACAAATCGACCGCGGTTACGAAAATATTGACGAACGTTTGAATGCCATTGGCGCAAGAATTTCCCGCATCGAATCTTAAACATCTGGAAAAATGTCATCAGTCATTTGGAAAGTCACTTTTAAACTTTTTCCTAATGACAATTGACTTTTTGCGATTCTATTCCTGTTAATATTTCCAAACAAAGAAGCACACCTCAACAAACCTATTCCTGAATTATTATTTTTGTGAACGTAAAGAGGTATTAAACCATTAACAAGGACACAAATTATGAGACTTAAAGTAACATTGGCTTTTGTTGTACTATTCACCCTGACAGGATTAGCAAACCCAAATAAAACAAAGAATACCGGAGACGAAGTAACTATCGGACTGAACATTGGAAACAAAGCTCCTGAAATCAGTGAGAAAACATTAGATGGGAAAGAACTTAAACTCTCATCACTTCAAGGGAAAGTTGTGTTGATTGATTTTTGGGCGTCGTGGTGTGGACCTTGCCGTCGTGAAAATCCAAACGTTGTAGCGACTTACGAAAAATTTAAAGACACTAAATTCAAGAATGGCAAAGGATTCACTGTTTACAGTGTTTCTCTCGACAAAGAGAAGGCCGCTTGGGAACAAGCCATAACTGCGGACAAACTCAGCTGGGGAAACCATGTGAGTGATTTACAGGGTTGGAATGCAAAGTTTGCAGGAATCTATGGAGTTCGCAGTATTCCGTCAAGCTTTTTAATTGATGGAGATGGAATAATTGTTGGCAGAAACCTGCGTGGCCCGGCACTTGAGCAAGCATTAAATGATCTGATGAAATAGAAGAAAACGCCCATATTTTGAAAAGGCAGTTCGTAAAACGGGCTGCCTTTTTTGTATCATCTGAATGCATCGCGTCCCTCCTGTCAGTTATCAATTATTTAAAATGCCAATTTGTCAATTGTAAACCATTGGCAGTATATTTGCAGTTTCGAAATCAAAATTTTAAAAATTCAGGAATAATGACAACGGATAAAGAAAAAGCTAACGAAGAACTGGAAATCGAAGCTCCTGATTCTATGGAACAACAGGAAGGTCAAACCAAAAAAGAGACTAAAAAAGATAAAACTCACAAAAAAAACAAGGTTGAAGAACAATTGGAAAAAGCTGAAGCTGAATTACTTGAACTAAAAGACAAGCATATTCGATTGCAGGCCGAATTTGACAATTACCGGAAACGCACCTTGAAAGAACGTATGGAACTGTTAAAAACTGCCAGCGAAAGTGTTCTGGTTGGCATACTTCCGGTTATTGATGATTTTGATCGGGCCATTCAAACGTTAGACCAAGCTGAAGAGAATAGCCATTTAAAAGATGGAGTCATGTTGATTTTCAACAAATTTCAGGATTTTTTGAAGCAAAACGGTGTGAAGGAAATTGAAGGAAAAGATCAAGCTTTTGATACCGATTTACACGAAGCAATCACAACATTTCCAGCGCCTTCGGAAGAGCTAAAAGGGAAAATTATTGATGTTGTTCAGAAGGGTTACTATTTGAACGACAAAGTGATACGTCACTCAAAAGTAGTTATTGGCGAGTAAGCCATATATATTTGATAAAATGACAAAACGCGATTTTTACGAGATTCTTGGTGTCAGCAAAAATGCGACTGCTGATGAAATAAAAAAGGCCTATCGGCAAAAAGCAATTCAGTTTCATCCTGACAAAAATCCAGGCAATAAAGAAGCCGAGGAAAAATTCAAGGAAGCAGCTGAAGCCTACGAAATTTTAAGCAGTCCTGAAAAACGTCAGAAATACGATCAGTTCGGTCATGCAGGAATGGGCGGAAACGCTGGTTTTGGTGGACACGACATGTCGATGGACGATATTTTCTCGATGTTTGGCGATGTCTTTGGTGGCGGTGGGTTTGGCGGGTTTGGCGGGTTTGGTGGCGGTTCGCGCAGCCGTGGGCCACGTCAACACCGTGGATCCGATCTTCGCGTAAAGGTTTCACTTACCTTACTCGAAGTCTTAAACGGAGTTGAGAAAAAAATAAAGGTGAAAAAATATGTTCCCTGTAGTCATTGCAAGGGAACAGGAGCGCAAGGCGGATCATCCTACACCAATTGTTCAACGTGTAAAGGATCGGGTCATGTAACCCGTATTCAGAACACTTTGCTGGGGCAAATGCAAACCACAGCCACTTGTCCAACATGCAACGGTGAAGGACAGATTATTACCAACAAATGTACACATTGTCAGGGCGAAGGAGTTGTTCGCGAAGAAGAAGTAATCAGCATCAGGATACCAGCTGGTGTGGGTGAGGGAATGCAACTAAATGTTTCAGGAAAAGGAAATGCCGGACGCCGGGGTGGTGTTAACGGTGATCTGTTTGTTGTTATTCAGGAAGAAGAACACCCGGAATTGGTTCGCGACGGAAACAACCTTGTTTATGACCTTTTTGTGACTTTCCCTGAGATAACCTTGGGTACTGCAAAAGAAATTCCGACTGTTGACAGTAAAGTGAAAGTAAAAATTGAAGCCGGCACTCAGCCTGAAAAAATTCTTCGCTTGCGCGGGAAAGGGCTTCCTGACGTGAATGGTTACGGGAAAGGCGATTTACTGGTACGGGTTCATGTATGGATACCAAAAAAACTCAATTCAGAAGAAAAGAAAGCGCTTGAAAAGCTTCAGTCGATGCCAAGTTTCAGCGACGGGCCTGATCAGTCGGACAAAAATTTATTCGATAAAATGAGAGACATATTTGACTAGCACAGCAAAGTCAGACCACAAACAAAGCTGCCGGAAGATTGAATTGATTCAACTTTTCCGGCAGCTTTGTTTGTAGGATCAATGCCACAAAATTACTGCATGATCTCATGAGCATTGAGCGCTTCGCGGTATTTGCGGGCATTCTCGTTATGAGCCGAAAGTGTTTTCGCGAAATTGTGATATCCTGAAAAGTCCTCGCGGGCACACATGTAGATGTATTGTGTTTTTGCAGCATTAAGAACCGATTCGATACTTGATATTTCCGGAAAATTAATTGGACCCGGAGGTAATCCTGGGTATTTATAGGTATTGTAAGGCGAATCGATTGCCAGGTGACTGTTTAACACACGTTTAATGTGGAAATTACCTAAAGCATATTTCACTGTTGGGTCAGCCTGCAAAGGCATTCCACGCTTAATCCGGTTCAAGTACAACCCTGCAATAATCGGTTTTTCGTCTTTTTTATTACTTTCCTCCTGGACGATTGACGCCACTGTCATTACTTCTTCAGGAGTTAGACCGAGCTCCGAAGCTTTATTTCTTCGTTCTTCATTCCAAAAGCGTTTGTATTCCATCGACATACGTTCTAAAAACTGATCAGCAGTAGTTGTCCAGTAAAATTCGTAGGTATTTGGAATAAACATACAATGGAAAGTACTCTCGGTAAATCCGTATTTTTCGAAAGTGGCGGGATCCGTAAATTTTTGGAGTAACTCAAGAGAATCGGGCTGAATATATTTGGCAACTGCACCAGCCAACTCCGTAATAAATCGAAGGTTATTAAAAGTTACCTGAACCGGTTGCTGATTCCCGGATCTTAACATATTCAAAATCTCATTGGTATTCAGGCCTTTATCTAAAAGGTATTTACCAGGCTTGATCGATTTTGCGTATTTTTTGCGTTTGGCCACCCAGTTAAAAGCTTTGTAATCCTGAATAATTTCATGTTTTTTCAAGCTATCCAGAACTTGCTCATAAGTAGCATTTAGTGGAATAATAATACTTCCGGGAGTGTTAATGTTTGGATAAAAAATATACTTATACAACTGGTATCCGCGAAATCCACCTCCAACAACAGCAATAATAAAAGCAATAACTATCCATTTATTTAATCGGGGAAATAACATAAGTTCATTTTTTTGGACAAAATCCATAATTCAATCAGGTTTTTCCGATAAAAATAATCATTTCATTTAAAGTACCTAACTTCAGGTTAAAAGTTAAGTGTATAAGAAAGAACAAATCTCACTAATAATCAGTATTTTAAAATAAAAAACATCCCTATTATTATTTATTATTTAGTTCAGTGTAAATTCTGTCTACATTATTTATCAACTTTTCCTTAATTCCTGACCGATAAAAAAACAGACCTGTTCTGTTTGCCTTAAATTGTTTATTTTCGCTGTACAATA is a window from the Aquipluma nitroreducens genome containing:
- a CDS encoding T9SS type B sorting domain-containing protein; amino-acid sequence: MNFTKILVGFLFFACFILASEVGISQITSTADAVVPTEYLSGVQDNIHVFCGGKGELNAMLIASYPQGENGNFEWLKYNSSTGIFDSYSNDQSGNQTSTISNLTDGCYRVNLTATSGAKTYTAWVFNNYLDVKAEITLSDCNSFTLNGAFDAPAIAYVDLSTGQPKEMNKQIKVEWSTDAGVVSRVLTSQVFDPPTKNTNYTLEVTDRFGCNGKAGVEYYSIVTKALFTYKLEDQGKGSNSEEIEAPATYTFTNTSENGDPGKYEWYFYKSTQQINDEKDAGTFKDSIQDIIYSDNPVYTYEKTGAYKVKLVSKKISESTTCTDYFYMKDYIEIDSSFIDAPNVFTPNGDGANDEFVVKFFSMKTVKFTIFNRWGKILHVWKSNNIQGFYNTKASVPQSVWNGKVGGNMATPGVYFYVVEGEGRDGKKRKANGFFHLFRDK
- a CDS encoding ATP-dependent helicase; the protein is MQNYLEGLNETQRLAVENIHGASLIIAGAGSGKTRVLTYRITHLLKNGVKPGSILALTFTNKAAREMKDRIASMVGQNTSRHLWMGTFHSIFSRILRTEAELIGYPSTFTIYDSADSKNLIKSIIKDMSLDDKTYKPNVVASRISAAKNNLVSSEVYSTLPETAEYDQSIRMPLIGVIYKEYAKRCFLAGAMDFDDLLLKTNALLRNHPEILAKYQRIFEYILVDEYQDTNHSQYMIIKKLAATHNNICVVGDDAQSIYSFRGARIENILNFQKDYPNHKVFKLEQNYRSTQNIVDAANSVIAKNKRQIQKNVFSEKEKGTLIKVMSAITDNEEGYLVANEIGDTRMREHYQFSDYAILYRTNAQSRIFEESLRKRNIPYKIYGGLSFYQRKEIKDLLSYFRLVINPKDNEAFKRIINYPARGIGQTSLTKLEQFAAQNNICIWEFASNIPLLLSEFNKGTAAKINEFTRLIEVFREKLETHNAFELASEIATGSEIMKDLYKDQTPEGVSRFENIQELLNGIQEFSISAREEGTPGQLNNYMEDVALLTDQDSDKPEDTDRVTMMTIHSAKGLEFKNVFIVGIEENLFPSNQNGQKTAEDFEEERRLFYVALTRAEQHVYLSYARQRYKWGKLEFCNKSRFIDEIDSQYLDQPVDKDQVFYNDNQEITFATPKPKPQSAMAPGLRASATSQPDMFRKLSKLREAKKETDAFEYSNPEEIQAGMLVEHQRFGRGKVLQMEGKSPDIQATVFFQNTGKKQLLLKFAKLRIIT
- a CDS encoding DUF4290 domain-containing protein; translation: MDYNSSRSKLALPEYGRNLQNMVNHIMTIEDRNERNRAARTIIDIMGMMYPYLRDINDFKHKLWDHLAIMTNFQLDIDYPYTPPSPEFFNTPPLRIPYDNNKIKYRHYGKTIETLIEKASVYEDEKERDLLIKLIANHMKKSYVMWNKDSVTDDKILADIEEMSKGKIKCNDITLTETKDILFRNQKKPMPVNNNPGRKFQKNDNRKKQQ
- the murA gene encoding UDP-N-acetylglucosamine 1-carboxyvinyltransferase, which codes for MATFKIEGGAQLHGDLHPQGAKNEALQVICAVLLTSEEVKINNIPEISDVIKLIEILTQLGVKTERTSKGNYTFQADEIKLDYLKTETFARQASSLRGSIMILGPLLSRFGIGYIPQPGGDKIGRRRLDTHFIGLQKLGATFNYNPDELFYSVEASKLKGTYMLLDEASVTGTANIVMAASMAEGTTTIYNAACEPYLQQLCKMLVSMGAIIEGIGSNLLTVKGVSSLKGCTHKILPDMIEVGSFIGLAAMTNSEITIKNAGIQHLGIIPEQFKRMGIILEERNDDLFIPAQDHYEIETFMDGSIMNIADAPWPGLTPDLLSIFLVIATQAKGSVLIHQKMFESRLFFVDKLIDMGAQIILCDPHRATVIGLDHKYQLRATKMSSPDIRAGVALLIAALSAQGVSKISNIEQIDRGYENIDERLNAIGARISRIES
- a CDS encoding TlpA family protein disulfide reductase, whose amino-acid sequence is MRLKVTLAFVVLFTLTGLANPNKTKNTGDEVTIGLNIGNKAPEISEKTLDGKELKLSSLQGKVVLIDFWASWCGPCRRENPNVVATYEKFKDTKFKNGKGFTVYSVSLDKEKAAWEQAITADKLSWGNHVSDLQGWNAKFAGIYGVRSIPSSFLIDGDGIIVGRNLRGPALEQALNDLMK
- a CDS encoding nucleotide exchange factor GrpE, which encodes MTTDKEKANEELEIEAPDSMEQQEGQTKKETKKDKTHKKNKVEEQLEKAEAELLELKDKHIRLQAEFDNYRKRTLKERMELLKTASESVLVGILPVIDDFDRAIQTLDQAEENSHLKDGVMLIFNKFQDFLKQNGVKEIEGKDQAFDTDLHEAITTFPAPSEELKGKIIDVVQKGYYLNDKVIRHSKVVIGE
- the dnaJ gene encoding molecular chaperone DnaJ translates to MTKRDFYEILGVSKNATADEIKKAYRQKAIQFHPDKNPGNKEAEEKFKEAAEAYEILSSPEKRQKYDQFGHAGMGGNAGFGGHDMSMDDIFSMFGDVFGGGGFGGFGGFGGGSRSRGPRQHRGSDLRVKVSLTLLEVLNGVEKKIKVKKYVPCSHCKGTGAQGGSSYTNCSTCKGSGHVTRIQNTLLGQMQTTATCPTCNGEGQIITNKCTHCQGEGVVREEEVISIRIPAGVGEGMQLNVSGKGNAGRRGGVNGDLFVVIQEEEHPELVRDGNNLVYDLFVTFPEITLGTAKEIPTVDSKVKVKIEAGTQPEKILRLRGKGLPDVNGYGKGDLLVRVHVWIPKKLNSEEKKALEKLQSMPSFSDGPDQSDKNLFDKMRDIFD
- the mltG gene encoding endolytic transglycosylase MltG — its product is MLFPRLNKWIVIAFIIAVVGGGFRGYQLYKYIFYPNINTPGSIIIPLNATYEQVLDSLKKHEIIQDYKAFNWVAKRKKYAKSIKPGKYLLDKGLNTNEILNMLRSGNQQPVQVTFNNLRFITELAGAVAKYIQPDSLELLQKFTDPATFEKYGFTESTFHCMFIPNTYEFYWTTTADQFLERMSMEYKRFWNEERRNKASELGLTPEEVMTVASIVQEESNKKDEKPIIAGLYLNRIKRGMPLQADPTVKYALGNFHIKRVLNSHLAIDSPYNTYKYPGLPPGPINFPEISSIESVLNAAKTQYIYMCAREDFSGYHNFAKTLSAHNENARKYREALNAHEIMQ